The nucleotide sequence CTTCTTCCCCGACGCTGTTCGATGCGCCCGCGGCCGCCGTTTCCGCGGCCGCCCGCTCGCGCGCTGCAGTGCCAGCGGCGTCCACCTGCGCGATCAGCCCTCCATCGTCGAGCGGCGGCAGCGCTAGCAGCGCGTTCGTGGGGCAGGCGACCACGCAGGCGCCGCAGCGCACGCATGCCTCGTCGTCGATGCGCGGGCCGGCGTCCCTCACCGCGTCCACCGAGCCGTAGAACGCGGCCCCCTCCACGGCCGCCGCACGCACGACGATGGCTCCGACGGGGCACGCCTCGGCGCAGGCGGCGCACGAGGACTCGCGGTCGCGCACGCGCAGGCAGCGCCCGCCGTCGAGCGCTGCCATCGGCGGCCGCTCGGCCAGGCGCTCGGCTATGGCGATCAGATCGGGCACGGCAGCCCCCTTCTTCCCTTACAACAGGGCCAGCAGCTCGTCGACGGCCTCGGGCCGTGTGGCCCAGCTGGTCGCGAAGCGCACGACGGTGCGGCCGTCGGGCGTGAGCTCCCAGAAGCCGAACGAGGCGTGCTCGGCCAGGCGCGCCTTGGAGGCGTCGTCCAGCGCGACGAACTGCTGGTTGGTGGGCGAGTCGAGGTGCAGGTCGTAGCCCTTCGCGCGGAACCCCTCGGCCAGGCGCTGCGCGAGCGCCACGGCGTGGCGGCCGGCGTTCACGTAGCGCAGCCCGCTGTTCTCCTCCTCGAACAGCACGTCGAACTGCAGCCCCAGGAAACGCCCCTTCGCCAGCAGCGCCCCGCGCTTCTTCATGAGCGTGAAGAAGTGGTCGTCGAGCTCCGGCTTGGTGAACACCACGGCCTCGCCGCACAGTGCGCCCACCTTCGTGCCGCCGATATAGAACGCGTCGCACAAACGCGCGATGTCGGGCAGCGTGACGTCGGCACCCACGGCGGCAAGGCCGTAGCCCAGGCGCGCGCCGTCCATGAACAGCCGCATGCCGAAGTCGCGGCACACCTGCGAAAGCGCCTCGAGCTCGGCCAGCGAGTAGACGGTGCCGTACTCGGTGGGATGCGAGATATACACGGCCCCGGGCGCCACGATGTGCTCGCGGTTCTCGTCGGCCCAGTACGCCTCGCAGAGCGCCCGCACCTCGGCGGCGTCCAGCTTCCCGTCGTGCTGCGGCAGCGGCAGCGTCTTGCGTCCACACGCCTCCACCGCGCCCGCCTCATGGGCGGTGATATGCCCGGTTGTGGCGGAGATGATGCCCTCCCACGGTCGCAGGATCTGGTCGGCCACCGCGGCGTTCGCCTGCGTGCCGCCCACGAGGAAGTACACGGCAGCCTCGGGGCACGCGCACGCCTCGCGGATGCGGCCGCGGGCGCGCTCGCACACCTCGTCGGTGCCGTAGCCGCTCGTCTGGTCGAGGTTTGTTGCAGCCAGCCGCTCGATGATGGCCGGATGCGCACCCTCCATATAGTCCGAATCGAAATGAAGCACCGGTTGCCCCTCCCCGTTCTACGATGTGTACTGTTGCATATAGTCTAGGATTTCCTGGCGCGAGTGCAAGCCGGTCTTCGCATAGATGCGCTTGATATGCGCATGGGCGGTGCCCGGCGTGATGTAGAGCTCCTCGGCCACGCGCTTCTGGGTGTAGCCGAGCGCGTAGAGCGCGAGCACCTCCATCTCGCGGTCGGACAGCAGGAACTGCCGCCCCATCTCCTCGGCGTTGTGCTTCATGGACGCCTGGCGCACGTCGGCCAGGCTCTCGTGCTCGTCCAGTCCCATGATCTTCACGAGGACACTCTCCTGCCGGGCGTTCTGCTGCTCCTGTTCCTGAACGTCGCGGCGTGCGATGTTCAGGAACTGCACGAAAATGACCTGGGCCGATACGACGATGCATGATCCCATGAGCGCATTCATGAGCGTCTCGTTCGGCACAAGGTCGAACGACCCCAACAGCGCCACGCGCGCGATAGCGCGGCATCCCAGCCACACGAGCCAGCCGGCGATGGCGTAGTAGTACGGGTCGCGCCAACCGTAGCTCATGAACGCGATGACGACGTACCAGGTGAAAGCCACCATGAGCGCGTTGAGCGTGGTGGTGAACACGGCGC is from Gordonibacter urolithinfaciens and encodes:
- a CDS encoding threonine aldolase family protein, giving the protein MLHFDSDYMEGAHPAIIERLAATNLDQTSGYGTDEVCERARGRIREACACPEAAVYFLVGGTQANAAVADQILRPWEGIISATTGHITAHEAGAVEACGRKTLPLPQHDGKLDAAEVRALCEAYWADENREHIVAPGAVYISHPTEYGTVYSLAELEALSQVCRDFGMRLFMDGARLGYGLAAVGADVTLPDIARLCDAFYIGGTKVGALCGEAVVFTKPELDDHFFTLMKKRGALLAKGRFLGLQFDVLFEEENSGLRYVNAGRHAVALAQRLAEGFRAKGYDLHLDSPTNQQFVALDDASKARLAEHASFGFWELTPDGRTVVRFATSWATRPEAVDELLALL